A stretch of the Bacillus sp. FJAT-18017 genome encodes the following:
- a CDS encoding cyclic-phosphate processing receiver domain-containing protein: MEKISVFLDDYRQPPTGYVLVKTIDECIELLERYPIHHLSLDHDLTDKRRNGLMLVQHMVRKGLFAGRITIHSANSVGGKAMYNHLKTAQANFSWPSHVVLSMRPLPLESYPLRTLKYYVETYQ; the protein is encoded by the coding sequence TTGGAAAAAATAAGTGTATTTCTTGATGATTATCGCCAGCCACCCACCGGATATGTGCTTGTAAAAACAATCGATGAATGTATCGAGTTATTAGAGAGATATCCTATTCACCATCTGTCGCTTGACCACGATTTGACTGATAAGAGAAGAAATGGTTTGATGCTCGTCCAGCATATGGTGAGAAAAGGTTTGTTTGCCGGGCGCATTACCATCCACTCGGCCAATTCAGTCGGCGGCAAAGCTATGTATAATCATTTAAAAACCGCTCAGGCAAACTTTTCCTGGCCCTCACATGTCGTCCTTTCCATGAGACCTCTCCCCCTTGAATCCTACCCCCTCCGGACACTCAAGTATTATGTGGAAACCTACCAATAG
- a CDS encoding YitT family protein — translation MQQPRKLLKIVRILMIIIGGFITAYGLEAVLIPNNVSDGGVTGISIVGSQLTGIQLGVLIALLNIPFVYLGYKQIGKSFAIKSVIGIASLAVGTSVMHHIPTIIQGDTLLITVVGGIIIGFGMGLALRNGGALDGIDMLAVLLARRLPFGTSDFILFLNLFVFIIVSTVFGLKGAFLSGIAYYIASKVIHIVEEGLSGAKTFKVITNKPEEMVETIRDRLGRGSTLKVVEGGYSNEKFKEITCVINRLEDSKMKDIINEIDPQAFVTVYDVAEVKGGNFRKRDIH, via the coding sequence ATGCAACAACCAAGAAAATTACTAAAGATAGTACGGATATTAATGATTATAATTGGCGGCTTCATTACAGCGTACGGACTGGAGGCTGTATTAATCCCCAATAATGTGTCTGATGGCGGGGTGACCGGAATTAGCATTGTCGGTTCACAACTAACAGGAATTCAGCTGGGGGTATTAATCGCACTACTAAACATCCCGTTCGTCTATTTAGGGTATAAACAAATTGGCAAAAGCTTTGCTATAAAATCGGTAATAGGGATTGCCTCTCTTGCAGTGGGGACCAGTGTCATGCACCACATACCAACCATTATCCAGGGAGATACGCTATTAATAACAGTAGTGGGTGGAATCATCATTGGTTTTGGGATGGGGTTGGCATTGCGTAATGGCGGTGCCCTCGATGGTATTGATATGCTGGCCGTCCTGCTGGCCAGAAGGCTGCCATTTGGAACGAGCGACTTCATTTTATTCTTAAATCTGTTTGTTTTCATTATTGTTTCAACGGTATTCGGCCTGAAGGGTGCATTTTTATCAGGTATTGCCTATTACATTGCATCTAAAGTCATACATATTGTTGAAGAAGGTTTAAGCGGAGCGAAAACCTTTAAAGTTATTACCAATAAGCCCGAAGAAATGGTGGAAACAATCCGTGACCGCCTCGGGCGCGGCTCAACCTTGAAAGTAGTGGAAGGTGGATATTCGAACGAGAAGTTTAAAGAAATCACATGTGTCATCAATCGGCTTGAAGATAGTAAGATGAAGGATATTATTAATGAAATTGATCCACAGGCTTTTGTCACAGTATACGATGTTGCGGAAGTAAAAGGAGGAAATTTCCGAAAGCGTGATATTCATTAA
- a CDS encoding YetF domain-containing protein: protein MTYTEVAIRLILAFFIMLVLTRVMGKKEIGKLNVFTFITAITIGNIAASLVTDRTLKIGHGVFSVVGWGLLTILLGYISLKSVIARKIIEGEPKLIIYKGKIMEKTLGKTAIDINSLRGLLRGKNITSLVDVESAILELDGSLSVVKKQDIQQSSKIKAPIFPLSTGVIQEGKLNEENLASLSPNEDWLTRHLNNAGVNSIKDVFYAEVQPDGTLYIDLKNDNE from the coding sequence ATGACATACACTGAAGTAGCCATTCGACTCATACTGGCCTTTTTCATAATGCTTGTTCTTACACGGGTTATGGGAAAAAAGGAAATAGGAAAGTTAAATGTTTTTACTTTTATTACCGCTATTACAATTGGAAATATTGCCGCCAGCCTCGTCACTGACCGGACTCTAAAAATTGGACACGGTGTCTTCAGCGTTGTGGGCTGGGGTTTGCTTACAATCTTACTAGGTTATATCAGCCTTAAATCCGTCATAGCCCGTAAAATTATTGAAGGCGAGCCAAAGCTAATCATATACAAAGGAAAAATCATGGAAAAAACCTTAGGCAAGACAGCAATAGATATAAATTCACTAAGAGGCCTGCTTAGAGGGAAAAATATTACGTCTCTAGTTGATGTGGAATCCGCCATTCTGGAACTTGATGGGAGTCTTTCTGTCGTTAAGAAACAAGACATCCAACAGTCATCCAAGATTAAGGCACCTATTTTCCCTTTATCCACCGGAGTCATCCAGGAGGGAAAGCTAAACGAAGAGAACCTCGCAAGCCTTAGCCCTAATGAAGATTGGCTAACCAGGCATCTCAATAACGCGGGTGTAAACTCTATAAAGGATGTGTTTTACGCAGAAGTCCAACCGGACGGGACTCTCTATATCGATTTGAAGAATGATAATGAATAA